The nucleotide sequence CTTTGGTCAAAGGTCACAATCTCAAGCAATGACTTGCTCAAGAGAAACATATTCAGACATTCTTGTTTAACAATTGCATTCATGTACATCTTTATTCAATTCACAAAACTAAGTGACCATGGTGCACAATCCTTCTGCAGCCTTTAACTAGGTCGATCACGCCATTCTCTCTCAAAGCCTCTCTTCTGTTGTCCAACTCAATGAGAGTTCCACTTCTGTAAAATCATCTGACTccacccatctgctgctgaaaccttcacccATGTCTGTTATCTCCGGACTTACAACACTCTCCTAGCCAGCCTCCCacctttcaccctccataaacctgagctcatccaaaactctgctgcccatatcccaactcatcccaagtcccattcatccattatGCCCATTCCGttccgtcccccccccccacccctttactgatctgcattggctcccaatctggaaacatcttgattttaaaattctcactcttgttttcaaatccctccagtgccttgcctcaccctatctctgtatctcctccagccctccaaccttctgagatctctgcgctcctccaattctggcctcttgcgcatcccccgatttccatcgctccatcattggcagctgtgccttcagctgcctgggccctcagctctggaattctcttcctaaacctctccacctctctctcctccttttaaaatgctccttaaaacctaccaagggatatggggagtgggtgggaaagtggagttgagacagatcaaccatgatctcattgaatagcggagcagactcgaggggctatctcatctactcttgctcctatttcttatgctctttgaccaaacttttggtcacctgcacTATCTCCCGATTTtgattgataacactcctgtgaagtactgTGAGACATTTTAACTATTTTAAAAACACCATAGAAAAAGCAACCTGTTGTTGCCTGAGCTTGATTCCAGACTCCTGTCTGATTATAGCCAGAGGATctcctgtaatggcttctcttcctgtcctTGCAATGTTACTTCCAGAATTCCCCAGGGAATtatctttgcccccccccccccccttcctgtttctcatctatatgctgacgGTTAGTTACATAATCCAAAGACAACATcaagttccacatgtacactgacattaCTCAGCTGTACCTCAGtgccacctctctcaacccttccactCTCTCTGATTAGTCAGATTGCTTGTTCGACATCCGGTATTGGATGAGCCACAACTTCCTTCAGTGAAtcagagaagattgaagccattctcTTCAGCAACCActtcaaactctgttcccttgccaccaacttcatccctctccctgcccATAGtctcagactgaaccagactgtctgCAGCCTTGGTGACCTAGTTGAGCTGAGCTTCTGAGGCCCatctcctctccatcaccaagaccatctaCTCCACCTCTAATATTTCCTGACCCTGACTCTGCCTCaactaatctgctgctgaaaccctcattcttagATTTGTCACCTGCAGATTTCACTACTCCAGTAATCTTGGCTGCCCTCCCACCCTCCTccttcataaacttcagctcatccaaaactctgctacaggTACCtaccccactcacccatcacccttaTCCTTgtcaacctacattggctccctatcccccaacacattgaatttaaattcatctTGGTTTTCAAATTCCTTTAAAGGGTCAGGTCTCTGCATCCTCTTCCAGTCTTGGACACCTTCCTACACCATTTAATTCTGATTCTGGCTTTATGTGAATCAATGACAAAGAGTTGAAGATTGCTGAGTTTTCCTTTTAAATCCAGCTCCATATTTCCTGTTTCTTTAATGATGACCTATTTCCCTAGATCTGCAGCTGACCTTTGATGTGAAGAAGAAATACCAGCAGATTAAAGGATTTGGCGGTGCAGTAACTGATGCTGCAGCTATTAacattctgtctctttctgccgGATCCCAGGAAAATCTCCTCCAATCCTACTTCTCTGAAGAAGGTTTGTGTGAAACAAAATTAAAATTGCAGCATGTTACAATGCAACCAGAATCATCATGCAATTGCATGGTTATATGCTCAGTGCTCATCCCTCCTCATGCTTTGCCCTAGTGTTGGCTATTTTCTCTACAATACAAGAAAGTTCCAGTCTGGAAACAGACATTTTTAATCTTTCCAATTTTCCCAAATGCAGGAATTGAGTACAATATTATCCGTGTGCCAATGGCAAGCTGTGATTTTTCTACACATGTGTACACTTATGATGACCATCCTGGAGACTTGGATCTGCAACACTTCAGTTTGACAATGGAAGACACCAAAATGAAGGTGAAATGCTTCATCACCTTTAGAGATGTAAATGGAGAAATGCAACGAGACCAAGTTTGACACTGAGAGTAGGGAGGGGCAGTCAGTGAGTTTCTGACCTGTTTGTGGTCCTAGAAGGTGTGACTGATTCTACCAAGAGCCAAATCCCAGGAAATCCTCTCCTGTCTGTATTTCTCTCCACACCTTGTGTTACAAAGCTGCCAGGTTGGGCACATGACCCAACAGCAAGTACCTAAGAAAGGTCAGAGAACAGTTCCTCGGCATGAATCCCCACTCAACCGCATCCGCTCGCTTATTGGAACATAGAACTTAGAAGCAGGAATAAGCCGTTCGGCcttttgagcttgctccaccattcaataagatctggtTGAGGTGTCAATTCcactttccccataacccttggcACCCTCGTCTATCAAAAATCTGTAACTTggccttgaataaattcagtgacccagctccactgctttctggggaagagtatttaacagactaacaaccctcagagaaaaaaaattcctcctAATCTCCATCTTTAGAGGGAGACCTCTTAttaaactgtatcccctagttctagttccccccccccccccccccccacaagaacatacgaattaagagcaggagttggccactcggccacctccgtcattcaataagatcaaggctgatctgattgtaacctcgaatccacattcccgcctacccccgataacctttcacccccttgcttatcaagaacctattggcctctgccttaaaaatatttaaagactctgcttccaccgctttttgaggaagagaattccaaagactcacgactctcagaaaaaaaatttctcctcatctctgttttaactgagcgaccccttatttttaaacagtgaccccttgttctagattctctcacaagaggaaacatcctttccacatccaccctgtcaagacccctcaggatcttcaatcaagtcacttcttactcttttttttccttttttcttttcttagagatacagcactgaaacaggcccttcggcccaccaaatctgtgctgaccaagaaccacccatttatactaaccctacagtaatcccatattccctacgacctacctacactaggggtaatttacaatagccaatttacccatcatctgcatgtctttggctgtgggaggaaaccgcagcacccggcgaaaacccacgcggtcacagggagaactagcaaactccgcacaggcagtacccagaatcaaacctgggtccctggagctgtgaggctgcggtgctaaccactgcgccgcccataaactcatctaaactccagcggatacaagcctaatctgCCCAACCTtttcataagacaactcgcccgtTCCAGgatttaatctagtaaaccttctctgaactgcttccatacatttacatccttccttaaacaaggagaccaatgctgtacagAGAATAGGAATGAACGGGTCATTCTgacattgacaggctgtgactagtgaggtagcgCAAGGATCAGaaatgggccccagctgttcacaatatatatcaatgatttggatgtggggaccaaatgtaacatttccaagttcacAAAAACACAagattaggtgggaatgtgtattgaggaagatgcaaagtggcttcaagtggatttgaatagacttagtgagtgggcaagaacgtggcagatggaatataatgttgaaaaatgtgaggtcatccactttggtaggaggaacagatgtgcagagtttttcttaaatagtaagagattagaaagtgttgatgtacaaagggacctgggtgtcctcgtcagtaagtcactgaaagctaacatatgcaggtacagcaagcaattaggaaggctaatggtctgttagcctttatagcaagaggatttgagtacaggagtagtgaagtcttacttcaattgtatagaaccttggttagaccacacctggagtgactgtgtgcagttttggtccccttatcttaggaaggatattattgttatagagggaatgcaacaaaggttcgccagccttgttcccgggatggcagggcagtcctatgaagagagattggggaaactgggcctttattctctagagtttcaaagaatgagaggtgatctaattgaaacctacaaaatatttaaagggatagacatctTGCCTCCCATCCCAAGAGGTGCCTTTAAAATTACCCAATTCATTGTGGCTTTTATCCAATCTcattttgatttgatttttttccctgactagATCCCAATAGTGCAGGCAGCCCAGGCACTGACCAGGCGCCCCTTATCCTTGTTTGCAAGTCCATGGACTGCTCCACCCTGGATGAAAACAAGCAATTCAGCGATTGGGAAAGGGACCTTGAAGGGAGAGCCTGGGGGACCATACTACAAATCATGGGCGAACTACTTCATCAGGTGAGGCATCAGGTGCTTGGGTCAgcaactcctccacctcccccatgtTCCCTCTTCAAATTATAACTGACACTGATGTGAAGAATTGCCAGAAGATGGTCGAGCAGCAGCACTTTTCAGTGCCTGATGGGGACACTGTCCTTCATCATTCAGCATGAGAACTGGCAACCCACTGGTATCCATTACTTAGCCTAGTATGATCCTGTTCTTTAACTGTGATTAAAATCTGTTGAATTTGGACCACATGCAGGTCAAAAAGTCAAACACAATTTTTTCTGCTCCTGTTTCTACCTCTGATCTGTTCTTGCCACAGATTGTAAATATCTTTATTAATGAATTATAGACAGGAAATGAATTGATGAAAATTCACCCATTTCTCAGTGAATGGTAACATATAGAATGACTGTTTGAGCATAACTCTCTGTATTCTCACTTTCTTCCTGTGTGGTCTCACCCTTTGTAAATCTCCACAAGGCAGTTTCATTTGTCGGGGATGAAATTTTCCAACCTGTTCTCCCCATAATTTCTCCTCCACATGCCAATGACCCAAGAACTCCACACATCGCACATAGTAGATTCTCCCCATGCAGGGGCCTAATCTCAGCTGCTGGATTTGAATTATCCCAAGAAAAATAAAGAGGACAATTTAGGTTACGGCTTATCTTGAAGAAGAATTAAACTAATGACTAATTTATTTTATTGTCCATTTCCCATCAGTCTTGTTACAGTGTTTCACAGTCAAATTTCCCCCTCAAAGGTTTCTAGATGAATATGCAAAACACAACCTGACCTTTTGGGCAGTGACAGCACAGAATGAGCCCACGACAGGGCTGATAACTAACTACAGCTTCCAGTGCACGGGATTCACAGCGGAGATGCAGCGAGACTTCATTGTGCTTGATCTCGGGCCTGCGTTACACAACAGTGCTCACCGGGACGTGCAGCTCATGATCCTAGATGACCAGAGACTCTTGTTGCCATACTGGGCAAAAGTGGTGAGCATAATTTGAGAATAAGTCTCAGAAATGACAGCTAGGTTTAATTGGGTCTAAAATCAGCCTTTGTATTGATAATCTGAAAAAGAATGATATGGCATTTAGTGTGAAGTATACTTCTCTCTTGTCTGTATCAGCAAGTGCTGAAATTCCTCAGCAAAATCTCCCAGTTCTGTaaccattgtatattttcaagaaggagttagataaagctcttgggtctaaagggatcaatgggtatggggcgaaagtgggaacaggctactgagttggatgatcagccatgatcataatgaatggcggagcaggctcgaagggctgaaaggcctaatcctgctcctattttctatgtttccagtgAAACGAAAACCACCTTTGAAGCAACACCTGGaaagagagtgggaggaggagggttcGATATGGCCAAGGATCAACAATGCTGGCACTAAAACATCTTTTCCTTTATTCTATCAGGTCCTGGGTGATGTGCATGTTGCTCAGTACGTGCACGGCATCGCAGTGCATTGGTATCTCGATTTTCTGGCGCCAGCTGATAAAACTCTGGGTCGCACACACTATCTTTTCCCGGAATATTACCTGTTTTCCTCAGAGGCCTGCACCGGATACATGCCGTGGGAACACACAGTCAAACTGGGCAGTTGGGAACGAGGTGCCACGTACAGCTTCGACATCATTCAGGTGAGTGAACTGAGGGGGCCAGTGCGACTGAATGGAGGTAAGTTAGAATCCGAGCCCCACCGCGCAGAGCCCCCAGACAGCAATGGTGGGATTCTAGTATTATGTCCCACAATTAGTTTTGTATTTGATTTCTGATATCGGTGTGCTATTTCAAGGGGGAAAAAAATTAAGTATTACCGCTTAGCTCCTCTCCTCCGGATGCCTGGTTAACAGTGGCATTTGCAGAGGCTGCCTCAACTGGCCTCAACACCAGCCGCCAAAGGAGAGCAAAATCTCAGTGGCTCCTTTTTGATGTTTAGCCAGAGTCGCTGTATGGAGATGGCTAAGTGGATTTGACAGAGTAAAGCTGGTTCTGGGGAATACTAAGGAGGGAAGTGGACCATGGTGTGAAATGCTAATCTTCGTTGTTTGACACACATTCCAGAATCTGAATTATTTTGTAGCCGGTTGGACAGACTGGAACATCGCCTTGAACTTGCAAGGTGGTCCCAACTGGGTGGGAAACTTTGCAGACAGTCCAGTCATTGTGGACAGTAGTCACGACACCTTCTATAAACAGCCCATGTTCTACCACATGGCTCACTTCAGGTAAGAGCTGTTTGTCTTACACATGGTATAATTCTGCAATATGCGATGTTTCCACAGTTGCAGACACCAAATATTAGACATATTGGGTATCAAATAAAACCAGGTAAAAGTTCCCTGCTGTTACTTTTGTTCAAGTACAGTTCAGTATGACGGGACTTTATTCCATTTGCAACATCATGCCCACAGGAAAACTGCAGCATTGACTTGTTGCTCCCAGGCAGGGTAGACAGTAAGCTGCCAGATACTTGCTTTAAGGATAAGAACCCTGTCTTGTTTTGTCACTTCTGGCTTCCCTTTGTCTTGCTGAGTGTTCAGTGTCCTGGGATACGCACAGAGTGCTGGGTCCTCCTGTCCATCTCACAGCATGTGGCCAAATTGTCTGTCTCATTCAGTCACACCTAGGCAGGCTTGTGGAAGAAAACTTGCCATCTGCTTTTCTAGCAGGTGTTGGAAACCAAGTCAACAAGAGCAATGACTGAGTATGGCTTCACCTCGTTCTCCCTGACTGGGTGCCAAGCAAGATTTTTGCAGGGGTTGAAAGATCTTTACTCTGTTTGAACATTTTCCTTTCTCTGCAGTAAGTTTGTTCCTGAGGGCTCTCTGCGTGTCGGACTTGATCCCAGTGCTGCTACTGAGCTGGAAACTGTGGCTTTCCTCCGTCCAGATGGgactgcagtcatcaatgtactgaacTGGTGAGACCCAGCTCTTAAAATGGAAAATTCCAACTCTcagtcattatgacacagaaggcggtcattcggcccatcaagtc is from Heterodontus francisci isolate sHetFra1 chromosome 46, sHetFra1.hap1, whole genome shotgun sequence and encodes:
- the LOC137356929 gene encoding lysosomal acid glucosylceramidase-like isoform X1, yielding MCVCWYFVGSLLASESGLSGLSLTRKTGTKKKADPRRAVLRECCTVGGFLIDKGVEGYWRSTGRAQCGAGEAAAVSFSRMSSLWFLLFFLPLWTVLPVTAGKPCAAKSFGGTSVVCVCNATYCDTMDPLVLPEKGHYLLYETNRAGKRLESRTGEILTDAKHPDLQLTFDVKKKYQQIKGFGGAVTDAAAINILSLSAGSQENLLQSYFSEEGIEYNIIRVPMASCDFSTHVYTYDDHPGDLDLQHFSLTMEDTKMKIPIVQAAQALTRRPLSLFASPWTAPPWMKTSNSAIGKGTLKGEPGGPYYKSWANYFIRFLDEYAKHNLTFWAVTAQNEPTTGLITNYSFQCTGFTAEMQRDFIVLDLGPALHNSAHRDVQLMILDDQRLLLPYWAKVVLGDVHVAQYVHGIAVHWYLDFLAPADKTLGRTHYLFPEYYLFSSEACTGYMPWEHTVKLGSWERGATYSFDIIQNLNYFVAGWTDWNIALNLQGGPNWVGNFADSPVIVDSSHDTFYKQPMFYHMAHFSKFVPEGSLRVGLDPSAATELETVAFLRPDGTAVINVLNWESQLDLREQIDNLAAELCRINEDQKASLDLDPYVKKLLNARRRVVLVNNILQNAQERLRRLNHNVAKETARRKALLESGILLPGSQSK
- the LOC137356929 gene encoding lysosomal acid glucosylceramidase-like isoform X3, with protein sequence MSSLWFLLFFLPLWTVLPVTAGKPCAAKSFGGTSVVCVCNATYCDTMDPLVLPEKGHYLLYETNRAGKRLESRTGEILTDAKHPDLQLTFDVKKKYQQIKGFGGAVTDAAAINILSLSAGSQENLLQSYFSEEGIEYNIIRVPMASCDFSTHVYTYDDHPGDLDLQHFSLTMEDTKMKIPIVQAAQALTRRPLSLFASPWTAPPWMKTSNSAIGKGTLKGEPGGPYYKSWANYFIRFLDEYAKHNLTFWAVTAQNEPTTGLITNYSFQCTGFTAEMQRDFIVLDLGPALHNSAHRDVQLMILDDQRLLLPYWAKVVLGDVHVAQYVHGIAVHWYLDFLAPADKTLGRTHYLFPEYYLFSSEACTGYMPWEHTVKLGSWERGATYSFDIIQNLNYFVAGWTDWNIALNLQGGPNWVGNFADSPVIVDSSHDTFYKQPMFYHMAHFSKFVPEGSLRVGLDPSAATELETVAFLRPDGTAVINVLNWESQLDLREQIDNLAAELCRINEDQKASLDLDPYVKKLLNARRRVVLVNNILQNAQERLRRLNHNVAKETARRKALLESGILLPGSQSK
- the LOC137356929 gene encoding lysosomal acid glucosylceramidase-like isoform X2 yields the protein MCVCWYFVGSLLASESGLSGLSLTRKTGTKKKADPRRAVLRECCTVGGFLIDKGVEGYWRSTGRAQCGAGEAAAVSFSRMSSLWFLLFFLPLWTVLPVTAGKPCAAKSFGGTSVVCVCNATYCDTMDPLVLPEKGHYLLYETNRAGKRLESRTGEILTDAKHPDLQLTFDVKKKYQQIKGFGGAVTDAAAINILSLSAGSQENLLQSYFSEEGIEYNIIRVPMASCDFSTHVYTYDDHPGDLDLQHFSLTMEDTKMKIPIVQAAQALTRRPLSLFASPWTAPPWMKTSNSAIGKGTLKGEPGGPYYKSWANYFIRFLDEYAKHNLTFWAVTAQNEPTTGLITNYSFQCTGFTAEMQRDFIVLDLGPALHNSAHRDVQLMILDDQRLLLPYWAKVVLGDVHVAQYVHGIAVHWYLDFLAPADKTLGRTHYLFPEYYLFSSEACTGYMPWEHTVKLGSWERGATYSFDIIQNLNYFVAGWTDWNIALNLQGGPNWVGNFADSPVIVDSSHDTFYKQPMFYHMAHFSKFVPEGSLRVGLDPSAATELETVAFLRPDGTAVINVLNWTPNDIDFVIWDPELGYIKAHSSAESIQSYLWKRQ